Proteins encoded by one window of Planktothrix tepida PCC 9214:
- a CDS encoding CHAT domain-containing protein: MKRIQRYRLLFLDILKHLGYLWTRNRVYKRMWRALPLVLLGLVVMELSTSGTGLAGLSVGRLSRAELAPTSGQLIASRVNWKTEVNQVEKEWESDYESYFSQNLTDSKLTAPDIAQILAQISQKTRTKPAVLWVVPEPEGLVLVLITPGKEPLGQIQSNIKPEQLRTGVINLYQELTNPRKLQSRSYLEPSQQLYNAIIKPIEAQLEAEKIDTLLFCLGAGLRTLPLGVLHDGERFLIEKYALTRIPAFNLMNLNYEPLKDALVLAMGASEFKNQNPLPAVPFELATIVNSDGMNGIIRLPIENPQNSGQWQGQSYLNQGFTVDHLKRLLSFSPYRIVHLATHAEFKPGKPGNSYIQFWDEQLKLDQMGQFNWKNPPIELLVLSACKTAVGDKDAELGFAGLAFQSGVKTALASLWYVSDTGTLALMSEFYQQLKTSSTKAKALQQTQIRMLKGDVRLQQGELFLSRGEISLPPEIVQPGIDNLSHPYYWAAFTLIGSPW; the protein is encoded by the coding sequence ATGAAAAGAATACAACGTTATCGTCTTCTATTTTTAGACATTTTAAAGCATCTGGGTTATTTGTGGACGAGAAACCGGGTTTACAAACGGATGTGGCGAGCCCTTCCTCTTGTCCTATTGGGTTTAGTCGTGATGGAATTATCGACCTCTGGGACAGGTTTAGCAGGGTTGTCTGTGGGTCGCCTCAGTCGAGCAGAACTCGCCCCTACATCGGGTCAATTAATAGCCAGTCGTGTCAATTGGAAGACGGAGGTTAACCAGGTCGAGAAGGAATGGGAATCGGACTATGAAAGCTATTTTAGTCAAAATTTAACCGATAGCAAACTCACGGCTCCTGATATTGCCCAAATTTTAGCTCAAATCAGCCAAAAAACGAGAACAAAACCGGCTGTGCTTTGGGTCGTTCCTGAACCTGAAGGATTAGTGTTAGTTTTGATTACCCCCGGAAAAGAACCCTTGGGTCAAATTCAATCGAATATTAAACCAGAACAGTTGAGAACTGGGGTGATCAATTTATATCAAGAATTGACTAATCCTCGCAAATTACAAAGTCGTTCTTATCTTGAACCTTCTCAACAATTATATAACGCCATTATTAAACCCATTGAAGCGCAGTTAGAAGCCGAAAAGATTGATACCTTATTATTTTGTTTGGGGGCGGGATTACGAACCCTTCCTTTAGGGGTTTTACATGATGGAGAGCGTTTTTTAATTGAAAAATATGCTCTAACTCGAATTCCGGCTTTTAATCTGATGAATCTAAATTATGAACCTCTAAAAGATGCTTTGGTTTTAGCCATGGGAGCCTCAGAATTTAAAAATCAAAATCCCTTACCTGCGGTTCCTTTTGAATTAGCTACAATTGTTAACTCGGATGGGATGAATGGTATCATCCGTCTTCCGATTGAAAATCCGCAGAATTCAGGACAATGGCAAGGACAATCTTATCTTAATCAAGGGTTTACGGTCGATCATTTAAAACGTCTATTAAGCTTCAGTCCCTATAGAATTGTTCATTTAGCGACCCATGCAGAATTTAAGCCGGGAAAACCCGGAAATTCCTATATTCAATTTTGGGATGAGCAACTCAAATTAGATCAAATGGGTCAATTTAATTGGAAGAATCCCCCGATTGAATTATTAGTATTAAGTGCTTGTAAAACGGCAGTTGGGGATAAAGATGCAGAATTAGGATTTGCAGGATTAGCATTTCAGTCGGGGGTAAAAACAGCTTTAGCAAGTTTGTGGTATGTTAGCGACACAGGAACTTTAGCCTTAATGAGTGAGTTTTATCAACAGTTGAAAACCTCCTCCACCAAAGCTAAAGCTTTACAACAAACTCAAATTCGGATGTTAAAAGGGGATGTGCGTTTACAACAGGGAGAATTATTCTTGTCACGGGGTGAAATATCTTTACCCCCTGAAATTGTACAGCCCGGAATCGATAACCTTTCCCATCCTTATTATTGGGCGGCATTTACATTAATTGGCAGTCCTTGGTAG
- a CDS encoding histidine phosphatase family protein: MPQTIWIARHGNRIDFVNPAWFNTAERRYDPHLSEDGEIQAQQLANRLVGEGITQIIASPFLRTVQTANAVAERLDLSIKLDWGLGEWLNPDWMSFPETLPPEILAQKFPRIDLSYPVGVFQYPETWEACLKRTANTAKRLVTTFPQDDLLFVGHGASVLGTAMGLIPSLKENEMKATLCCLFKLVQNQNQWILELKGDTSHLTEAETVIRFN, encoded by the coding sequence ATGCCTCAAACCATTTGGATAGCACGACATGGAAATCGGATTGATTTTGTCAATCCCGCTTGGTTTAATACCGCAGAACGACGTTATGACCCCCATTTATCCGAGGATGGGGAAATTCAGGCGCAACAATTAGCTAATCGTTTAGTCGGGGAAGGAATTACTCAAATTATTGCTTCTCCGTTTTTAAGAACAGTCCAAACTGCGAATGCTGTTGCTGAACGGTTAGATTTATCGATTAAGTTAGATTGGGGATTAGGAGAATGGTTAAATCCTGATTGGATGAGTTTTCCTGAAACCTTACCCCCAGAAATTTTAGCTCAGAAATTCCCTAGAATTGATTTATCCTATCCTGTCGGAGTTTTTCAGTATCCTGAAACCTGGGAAGCGTGTTTAAAACGAACAGCCAACACAGCAAAACGTTTAGTAACAACGTTTCCCCAGGATGATTTATTATTCGTTGGACATGGTGCTTCTGTATTAGGAACAGCCATGGGATTGATTCCGAGTTTAAAAGAAAACGAGATGAAAGCCACCTTATGTTGTTTATTCAAATTGGTTCAAAATCAAAATCAATGGATACTAGAACTCAAGGGTGATACTTCCCATCTTACCGAAGCAGAAACCGTAATTCGGTTTAATTAA
- a CDS encoding IS5/IS1182 family transposase has product MSKLRDYLDKNPQQAKRLLGMEYEQMIELIQAAELLEEEKRQEKEKTKIRLIKAGGGRRQKLSVEEQILLTLIYLHQMPTFQMLGLQFEVSESTANDIFHNWIKILRELLPASLLEQVKKNESDWEWVEKILVEFELVVDSYEQPRERPTDNEEQKKYYSGKKKTHTFKNQVIVMPNGKEIVDVAVGYTGATSDLKLWRERSQELGNNQKYRGDKAYVGETAINTPYKKPRNQEMSAEKREENRLKAQQRIVVEHLIRLIKIYRVASERFRLKRQNYEAVILTVCGLIRWRIGAIVLPSKNCPEFF; this is encoded by the coding sequence ATGAGTAAATTAAGAGACTATCTGGACAAGAATCCCCAGCAAGCAAAAAGGCTATTAGGGATGGAATATGAACAGATGATAGAACTCATTCAAGCTGCGGAGTTATTAGAAGAAGAAAAACGACAGGAAAAAGAAAAAACTAAAATCAGGTTGATTAAAGCAGGTGGGGGTCGTCGGCAGAAATTATCTGTGGAGGAACAAATCTTACTGACTCTAATTTATCTGCATCAAATGCCGACATTTCAAATGTTAGGGTTACAGTTTGAAGTCAGTGAATCAACAGCGAATGATATTTTCCATAACTGGATAAAAATCTTGAGAGAATTACTACCAGCGAGTTTGCTAGAGCAAGTAAAAAAAAACGAGAGTGATTGGGAGTGGGTAGAAAAAATTCTGGTGGAATTTGAGTTAGTAGTAGATAGCTATGAACAGCCCAGGGAAAGACCAACAGACAATGAAGAGCAGAAAAAATATTACTCAGGAAAGAAAAAGACACATACCTTTAAAAATCAAGTCATTGTCATGCCAAATGGAAAAGAAATAGTGGATGTAGCTGTGGGTTATACCGGAGCAACAAGTGATCTGAAATTGTGGAGAGAAAGAAGCCAGGAATTGGGGAATAATCAAAAATACAGAGGGGATAAAGCTTATGTAGGAGAAACAGCAATTAATACACCGTATAAGAAACCGAGGAATCAAGAGATGTCGGCGGAAAAGCGAGAAGAAAATCGGTTAAAAGCCCAACAAAGGATTGTAGTTGAACATTTAATAAGACTGATAAAAATTTATCGAGTTGCTTCAGAAAGATTTCGGTTAAAGAGGCAAAATTATGAAGCAGTAATCTTGACAGTATGTGGATTAATAAGATGGCGAATAGGAGCGATTGTATTACCATCTAAGAATTGCCCAGAATTCTTTTGA
- a CDS encoding FG-GAP repeat domain-containing protein: MTTFQEKTGAQNPLDAVRTDARGSAKPSFADLDKDGDLDAIIGDWNGTLQYWQNNGGVFTQQTGAANPFNGIDVGNNAAPAFADIDKDGDLDAFIGSRLGSIEYFQNTNGSFTQQTGTANPFNGISVEESTPSFADIDKDGDLDAFVGSKSGAIEYFQNTNGSFTQQTGTANPFNGVFVGFNSVPSFADLDRDGDLDAFIGVGSGAIENFQNTNGSFTQILNRHLRKSPNALYRYFWNL, encoded by the coding sequence ATGACTACTTTTCAAGAAAAAACAGGTGCTCAAAATCCATTAGATGCTGTAAGAACAGACGCACGGGGCTCTGCTAAACCCAGTTTTGCGGATCTTGACAAAGATGGGGACTTGGATGCCATTATTGGGGACTGGAACGGCACTCTCCAATACTGGCAGAATAATGGGGGGGTTTTCACTCAACAAACGGGTGCTGCTAATCCCTTCAATGGTATAGATGTAGGTAATAATGCGGCTCCGGCTTTTGCCGATATTGACAAAGATGGGGACTTAGATGCTTTTATTGGGAGCAGACTAGGCAGTATCGAATACTTTCAGAACACCAATGGCAGTTTCACTCAGCAAACCGGAACAGCCAACCCTTTCAATGGTATCAGTGTGGAGGAGTCCACCCCCAGTTTTGCCGATATTGACAAAGATGGGGACTTGGATGCTTTTGTTGGGAGCAAATCAGGCGCGATCGAATACTTTCAGAATACCAATGGCAGTTTCACTCAGCAAACCGGAACAGCTAACCCTTTCAATGGAGTCTTTGTTGGTTTCAATAGTGTCCCCAGTTTTGCCGATCTTGACAGGGATGGGGACTTGGATGCTTTTATTGGAGTCGGCAGTGGAGCGATCGAAAACTTTCAGAACACCAATGGCAGTTTCACTCAGATATTAAATAGACATCTCCGAAAATCTCCAAATGCCCTCTATCGCTACTTTTGGAATCTCTAG
- a CDS encoding YebC/PmpR family DNA-binding transcriptional regulator, with the protein MAGHSKWANIKRQKARVDAVKGKVFTRISREIIVAARQGADPMGNFQLRTAIEKAKAAGIPNDNIERAIAKGSGKLGAGASELESIRYEGYGVGGVAILIEGLTDNRNRTAADLRVAFSKNGGNLGETGCVSWMFDQKGVVTLAGPIDEEKLLEALVEGEAESYELTPVNDTDGAEVSTAIPNLEHLAQVLKAQGFNIVEAEWRWIPNNIIEVDDVEKARSLMKLMNALDDLDDVQSVTANFEMSDTCYQELYNE; encoded by the coding sequence ATGGCAGGACATAGTAAGTGGGCGAATATTAAACGCCAAAAAGCAAGAGTGGATGCGGTTAAAGGTAAAGTATTCACTAGAATTTCGCGTGAAATTATCGTGGCGGCGCGTCAAGGGGCTGACCCCATGGGAAACTTCCAACTGCGAACCGCTATTGAAAAGGCAAAAGCCGCAGGTATTCCCAATGATAATATTGAACGAGCGATCGCCAAAGGTTCGGGTAAACTGGGAGCCGGAGCTTCTGAGTTAGAATCCATCCGTTATGAAGGGTATGGAGTCGGAGGAGTGGCGATTTTAATTGAAGGGCTCACCGATAACCGCAATCGTACCGCCGCCGATTTACGAGTAGCCTTTAGTAAAAATGGCGGTAACTTGGGGGAAACCGGATGTGTGAGTTGGATGTTTGACCAGAAAGGCGTTGTCACCTTAGCAGGGCCAATTGATGAAGAAAAACTCCTAGAAGCCTTGGTAGAAGGGGAAGCGGAATCCTATGAATTAACCCCGGTTAATGATACCGATGGGGCGGAAGTGTCTACCGCTATCCCGAATTTAGAACATTTAGCCCAGGTATTAAAAGCACAGGGATTTAACATTGTTGAAGCCGAATGGCGTTGGATTCCGAATAATATTATTGAAGTTGATGATGTGGAAAAAGCCAGATCTCTAATGAAATTAATGAATGCGTTAGATGATTTGGATGACGTGCAGAGTGTAACGGCAAATTTTGAAATGTCTGATACTTGTTATCAAGAACTTTATAACGAATGA
- a CDS encoding retropepsin-like aspartic protease, producing the protein MKCVTSLMVVLVWLFPWGAKGLANPTLTDSPNLEPSLVRTDLGSKTTMLLSVFSVNAIVKLQGLNLPPPKTVGQTTIPLQLLEGSQVFTLQLSIGGKSGSFLLDTGASTTMITTALVQQLGLKGEPISNEGLDYAVAGDDCPNMNAILHHLPPLVINQVRVEELQGLEFSTTVIPEELYGVLGMDFLRNFDVKINPKTHQLQLLNPSLLPPESVAESIPLKSRLGVMLAEVEINGKGPFTFLLDTGADTIFISEQLANQLNLGDATRQEIQVQGFCGLEDAERSRLEQVSLQGYHQNNLEVVILSSPVLDLLQVDGIIGQSFLSQYQQYWRFSPAKSGEFQGSLLLVPLQ; encoded by the coding sequence ATGAAATGTGTTACTTCCCTAATGGTGGTTTTAGTTTGGCTTTTTCCCTGGGGTGCTAAGGGTTTGGCAAACCCAACCCTGACTGATTCTCCAAATTTAGAACCTTCATTAGTTCGTACTGATTTGGGTTCTAAGACTACAATGTTATTAAGCGTTTTTTCTGTCAATGCCATTGTGAAACTTCAGGGTTTAAATTTACCGCCTCCAAAAACCGTTGGGCAAACCACGATTCCCCTGCAATTGTTAGAAGGAAGTCAAGTGTTTACCCTGCAACTTTCAATTGGGGGAAAATCCGGTAGCTTTTTATTAGATACGGGTGCATCTACTACGATGATTACCACCGCCCTAGTTCAACAGTTAGGTTTGAAAGGGGAACCGATTTCTAATGAAGGATTAGATTATGCGGTGGCGGGGGATGATTGTCCGAATATGAATGCGATTTTGCATCATTTACCGCCGTTGGTGATTAATCAAGTTCGTGTAGAAGAATTGCAAGGATTAGAATTTTCGACTACTGTGATTCCAGAGGAGTTATATGGCGTTTTAGGAATGGATTTCTTAAGGAATTTTGATGTTAAAATTAATCCTAAAACTCATCAATTACAATTATTAAATCCTTCTTTATTACCGCCTGAATCTGTAGCAGAATCTATCCCCTTAAAAAGCCGTTTAGGGGTGATGTTAGCTGAAGTTGAAATTAATGGCAAGGGGCCGTTTACCTTTTTATTAGATACGGGAGCCGATACGATTTTTATCTCGGAACAGTTAGCCAATCAACTCAACTTAGGGGATGCAACTCGTCAAGAAATTCAAGTTCAGGGGTTTTGTGGTTTAGAAGATGCAGAACGTTCCCGCTTAGAACAAGTTTCTCTCCAAGGTTATCATCAAAATAATTTAGAAGTCGTTATTTTATCTTCTCCGGTTTTAGATCTATTACAAGTGGATGGGATTATTGGTCAAAGTTTCTTAAGTCAATATCAACAATATTGGCGATTTTCCCCGGCTAAATCTGGCGAATTTCAAGGTAGTTTATTATTAGTTCCCCTTCAATAA
- a CDS encoding NUDIX hydrolase produces MYRHPISTGLFVVVVVRSDNRFLLIQEVMGNRPWYFPAGRVEPGETFVAAAKRETLEEAGIPIILEGILRIQHLPQPNGQSRIGVFFLARPEGNTPPKSKPDHESLGAKWFTLTELEQLPLRTKFVKPIISEVLTQAEVYPLQLIIPEGNLSKVTQIQK; encoded by the coding sequence ATGTATCGTCATCCGATCTCAACAGGGTTATTTGTTGTGGTTGTTGTGCGTTCGGACAACCGCTTTTTATTGATTCAGGAAGTAATGGGGAATCGTCCTTGGTATTTTCCCGCCGGACGAGTCGAACCTGGGGAAACCTTTGTCGCCGCCGCCAAACGGGAAACCCTGGAAGAAGCAGGAATTCCGATTATCCTGGAAGGGATTTTAAGAATTCAGCATCTTCCCCAACCAAACGGACAATCCCGCATTGGCGTGTTTTTTTTAGCCCGTCCTGAAGGAAATACACCACCGAAAAGTAAACCGGATCATGAAAGTTTAGGAGCGAAATGGTTTACCTTAACGGAACTTGAACAATTACCCTTAAGAACTAAATTCGTTAAACCGATTATTTCTGAGGTATTAACCCAGGCCGAAGTTTATCCCTTACAGTTAATTATACCCGAAGGGAATTTGAGTAAAGTTACACAAATTCAGAAATAA
- a CDS encoding lecithin retinol acyltransferase family protein → MARGDQIYVFREFYNLEGLYEHHGIDCGDGTVIHYRKPSEIIERTSIDTFSKGKKIDVRRYPIRYIPDTVIQRAESRLGEKQYNLLFNNCEHFATWCVTGVSKSQQVENFIPLLRYINVDTLSEPLKQAFMGTPPKDANHLLNQALAEIRVTWDDIHPQYKHALNEMNSWNQVAIEALKRNREDLAREALKRKLTAKRRATELEASLEKLASMTQKLLQNQTDIPH, encoded by the coding sequence ATGGCAAGAGGCGATCAAATCTATGTTTTTCGAGAATTTTATAACTTAGAGGGTTTATACGAACACCATGGTATTGATTGTGGGGATGGAACGGTTATTCATTATCGTAAACCCAGTGAAATTATTGAACGCACTTCTATTGATACCTTTTCTAAGGGGAAAAAAATTGATGTGCGACGCTATCCTATTCGTTATATCCCCGATACTGTTATTCAACGAGCCGAAAGTCGTTTAGGTGAAAAACAATATAATTTACTGTTTAATAATTGTGAACATTTTGCGACTTGGTGCGTTACCGGGGTTAGTAAAAGTCAACAGGTGGAAAATTTTATTCCCCTTCTCCGTTATATTAATGTTGACACCTTATCTGAACCTCTCAAACAAGCGTTCATGGGAACACCGCCAAAAGATGCCAATCACCTTTTAAATCAGGCTTTAGCGGAAATTCGGGTAACTTGGGATGATATTCACCCTCAATATAAACACGCCTTAAACGAAATGAATTCTTGGAATCAAGTGGCTATAGAGGCATTAAAACGTAACCGAGAAGATTTAGCCCGGGAAGCCCTCAAGCGAAAACTCACCGCCAAACGACGGGCTACAGAATTAGAAGCGAGTTTAGAAAAATTAGCGTCTATGACTCAAAAGCTGCTCCAAAATCAAACAGATATTCCCCATTAG
- a CDS encoding putative bifunctional diguanylate cyclase/phosphodiesterase has product MKRDRFLSKNLARQVVSLYAFLGSIWIFLSDQLLAFFSPNPRFLTQIQTLKGGIFLLITSVLLYFFVSLGTRRLQDSEQRYRTLFFAHPQPMWVYDLKTLKFLAVNEAAIEHYGYSETEFLSMKITDIRPPEDIPRLLESLSKIQIGYNRVGIWRHHKKDGTLRAVEITGHTINWKEKFAEVVLAQDVTERLQTKAQLERYAFNDLLTGLANRSLLLERLQYALQHPQKDLKNFAVLSFDIDRFKPLKYGFGHLLAEQLLIAVAQRLQTCVSPRDVVARVGTDEFAILLTDIANSTVLSEKIERIHTSLDFPFRLDTVTISSPTSIGIVLDKLQSQRPEDYLQAADTAMYYAKQKGRGATVFYEPSMATVVAEHLQLEADLQRAIERQQLSLNYQPIVSLKTQKIVGFEALVRWSHPQRGFVSPAQLIYLAEKAGLIVSMGQWVLSQACQHLLQWKPQFPELYVSVNLSEIQLRHPHLLQEVKGVLESLKLPAFSLKLEITESNLMENITHTTELLRQLKALKIRLLIDDFGTGYSSLSYLQQLPVDTLKIDRSFVQNIQAGNKDFEIAKTIINLAHSLSLEVVAEGIETSDQEEMLKQLGCEFGQGYLFSPPLVETEVMNFLNQNQ; this is encoded by the coding sequence GTGAAACGCGATCGCTTTTTATCAAAAAATCTAGCCCGTCAAGTGGTTAGTCTTTATGCCTTTCTCGGTAGTATTTGGATTTTTTTATCCGATCAACTACTTGCCTTTTTTTCTCCTAACCCTCGATTTTTAACTCAGATTCAAACGCTGAAAGGCGGAATTTTCCTGTTAATTACCAGTGTTCTTTTATACTTCTTTGTAAGTTTAGGAACCCGTCGTTTACAGGACTCAGAACAACGCTATCGAACTTTATTTTTTGCTCATCCCCAACCCATGTGGGTGTATGACTTAAAAACCCTGAAATTTCTGGCTGTTAATGAAGCTGCCATAGAACATTATGGTTATTCAGAAACAGAATTTCTGTCCATGAAAATTACAGATATTCGACCGCCAGAAGATATTCCACGACTGTTAGAAAGTCTATCTAAAATTCAGATAGGATACAATCGAGTCGGTATCTGGCGACATCATAAAAAAGATGGCACATTAAGGGCAGTAGAAATAACAGGCCATACTATAAACTGGAAAGAGAAATTTGCTGAAGTCGTTTTAGCTCAAGATGTCACAGAACGATTGCAAACGAAAGCCCAGCTTGAACGCTATGCCTTTAATGATTTACTCACCGGATTAGCCAACCGGAGTTTATTATTAGAAAGGCTACAATATGCCCTTCAACATCCCCAAAAAGACTTAAAAAATTTTGCCGTTTTATCCTTCGATATTGATCGGTTTAAACCCCTTAAATATGGCTTTGGTCATCTATTAGCTGAACAACTTTTAATCGCAGTCGCCCAACGACTTCAAACCTGTGTCAGTCCGAGGGATGTTGTCGCCAGAGTGGGAACCGATGAATTTGCAATTTTATTGACTGATATTGCTAATTCTACAGTTTTAAGCGAAAAAATTGAACGGATTCATACCAGTTTAGATTTTCCCTTTCGCTTAGATACGGTAACGATTTCATCCCCCACCAGTATTGGCATTGTGTTGGATAAATTGCAAAGCCAACGTCCTGAAGATTATCTCCAAGCTGCCGATACTGCAATGTATTATGCTAAACAAAAAGGACGAGGAGCAACGGTATTTTATGAGCCTTCTATGGCAACAGTTGTGGCGGAACATTTGCAATTAGAAGCCGATTTACAACGAGCTATTGAACGCCAACAACTGAGTTTAAATTATCAACCGATTGTTTCCTTGAAAACTCAAAAAATTGTCGGTTTTGAAGCTTTAGTGCGTTGGTCACATCCCCAACGGGGGTTTGTGTCTCCAGCCCAGTTAATTTACTTAGCAGAAAAAGCCGGATTAATTGTCTCAATGGGACAATGGGTTCTTTCCCAAGCTTGTCAGCATTTATTACAATGGAAACCTCAATTTCCTGAGTTATATGTTAGTGTGAATCTTTCGGAAATTCAATTACGACATCCCCATTTACTGCAAGAAGTTAAAGGAGTTTTAGAATCTTTAAAACTGCCCGCCTTTAGCTTAAAGCTAGAAATTACTGAAAGCAATCTCATGGAAAACATTACCCATACAACGGAATTATTGAGGCAATTAAAAGCTCTCAAAATTCGATTATTAATTGATGATTTTGGTACAGGTTATTCGTCTTTAAGTTATTTACAACAACTCCCTGTAGATACCTTAAAAATAGATCGATCTTTTGTCCAAAATATCCAAGCTGGAAATAAGGATTTTGAGATTGCCAAAACGATTATTAACTTAGCTCATAGTTTGAGCTTAGAAGTGGTTGCGGAAGGAATTGAAACCTCAGACCAAGAGGAAATGTTAAAGCAACTCGGCTGTGAATTCGGACAGGGATATTTATTCTCGCCTCCCTTGGTCGAAACTGAAGTGATGAATTTTCTCAACCAAAATCAGTGA